A section of the Paenibacillus odorifer genome encodes:
- a CDS encoding alpha-N-arabinofuranosidase, whose translation MAERAILNTDIRKGTINRNIYGHFSEHLGRCIYEGIWVGEDSTIPNTNGIRNDVVKALKEIKIPVLRWPGGCFADEYHWKDGIGAREGRKRMINTHWGGTVENNHFGTHEFMELCEMLECEPYINGNVGSGTVQEMSEWVEYLTFGGVSPMSELRQQNGHQEPWAVTYFGVGNENWGCGGNMRPEYYADLYRQYQTYVRNYGDNRIHRIACGPNVDDYHWMEVLMREATRFMDSITLHYYTIPGPAWENKGAATGFETSEWFSTLEKALRMDELITRHGVIMDKYDPDKRVGLIVDEWGTWYDVEPGTNPGFLYQQNSIRDALVAGVTLNIFHKHSDRVRMANIAQTINVLQAVILTEGEKMVLTPTYHVFNMFKVHQDAELLDLALESGTYSFEGREIPEVSASASVTASGIIHVSLCNLNHAASATVPLELRGLSGKKVEVTGTTLAGDKIDAHNTFSQPEAVVPQAFTAFTLEGDLLNVELPPMSVTVLEITPKA comes from the coding sequence ATGGCAGAACGTGCGATCCTTAATACTGACATTCGCAAAGGGACGATTAACAGAAATATTTACGGACATTTTTCTGAGCATCTAGGCCGTTGTATTTATGAAGGGATTTGGGTTGGAGAAGATTCAACTATTCCTAACACCAACGGCATTCGTAATGATGTCGTGAAAGCGCTTAAGGAAATTAAAATTCCTGTACTTCGCTGGCCAGGCGGCTGTTTCGCAGATGAATATCACTGGAAAGATGGTATCGGAGCCCGTGAAGGTCGTAAACGTATGATCAACACTCACTGGGGCGGAACCGTTGAGAACAACCATTTTGGTACACATGAATTCATGGAATTATGTGAGATGCTGGAATGTGAGCCTTACATTAACGGTAATGTGGGCAGTGGTACCGTTCAAGAGATGTCCGAATGGGTGGAGTATTTAACCTTTGGAGGCGTATCTCCAATGTCCGAGCTTCGCCAGCAGAATGGCCATCAAGAGCCTTGGGCTGTGACTTATTTTGGCGTGGGGAATGAGAACTGGGGCTGCGGCGGGAATATGCGTCCAGAATATTATGCAGATCTTTATCGCCAATATCAGACGTATGTACGTAATTACGGGGACAATCGTATTCACCGGATTGCTTGTGGTCCTAACGTGGATGATTATCACTGGATGGAGGTTCTGATGCGTGAGGCAACACGCTTTATGGACTCGATTACCCTGCATTATTATACAATCCCTGGTCCAGCATGGGAGAATAAAGGTGCAGCTACAGGCTTTGAAACGAGTGAATGGTTTAGTACATTAGAGAAAGCCCTTCGCATGGATGAGCTGATCACCAGACATGGCGTTATTATGGATAAATATGATCCGGATAAAAGAGTAGGTCTTATCGTAGATGAGTGGGGAACTTGGTATGATGTAGAGCCGGGAACAAATCCAGGATTCCTGTATCAACAAAATTCAATTCGGGATGCTCTTGTAGCAGGCGTGACCTTGAATATTTTCCATAAACATAGTGACCGGGTACGGATGGCAAATATTGCGCAGACGATTAACGTACTTCAGGCAGTTATATTGACCGAAGGGGAAAAGATGGTGCTGACTCCTACGTATCATGTGTTCAATATGTTTAAAGTCCATCAGGATGCGGAGTTGCTGGATTTGGCACTGGAAAGTGGCACTTACAGCTTTGAAGGCCGTGAGATTCCTGAAGTATCTGCTTCGGCTTCCGTAACTGCTTCTGGAATCATTCATGTCAGCCTTTGCAACTTGAACCATGCAGCTTCTGCTACTGTACCACTCGAGCTTCGTGGTCTTTCCGGGAAGAAGGTTGAAGTGACAGGCACAACACTTGCCGGTGACAAAATTGATGCTCACAATACCTTCAGCCAACCGGAGGCAGTAGTGCCGCAAGCCTTCACTGCCTTTACTCTGGAGGGCGATCTTCTTAATGTTGAACTGCCTCCAATGTCAGTAACTGTGCTGGAGATTACGCCGAAGGCTTAA
- a CDS encoding ArsR/SmtB family transcription factor produces MKLDLSEESLPVYEALASSVRLHMLRLLAENPMNVKELAAAVNLSSAIMTMHVRKLEAAGLIQTHMAPGRSGLQKICTLAAEGAEITFPGRQINERKSYRKEIPVGHYSDFLIEPTCGLATTEKVIGSFDDPRYFWDLERMNAGILWFGKGFIEYKTPNFLLSSQHPEELIITMEIASEAPSINNNWPSDITFTLNGVKLGFWTSPGDYGDSRGKYTPAWWPALTNQYGLLKQLRITAKGTFMDGLKLSEVTLDQVNIRDKQWSFKLSVDEDAEHIGGITLFGKGFGNYNEDLIVELFYTDNQE; encoded by the coding sequence ATGAAACTTGACCTGTCGGAAGAATCCCTTCCCGTCTATGAAGCTTTAGCCAGCTCAGTACGCCTACACATGTTGCGTTTGCTTGCCGAAAATCCTATGAATGTTAAGGAATTGGCCGCAGCAGTAAATTTGAGCAGCGCAATTATGACTATGCATGTGCGTAAGCTGGAAGCTGCCGGCCTGATCCAGACGCATATGGCACCTGGTCGAAGTGGTCTGCAAAAGATCTGTACTCTAGCTGCTGAAGGAGCAGAAATCACCTTTCCAGGCAGACAAATCAATGAGCGCAAAAGTTATCGTAAGGAAATTCCGGTTGGACATTATTCCGACTTCCTGATCGAGCCAACCTGTGGTCTTGCAACTACTGAGAAAGTGATCGGCAGTTTTGATGATCCCCGATATTTCTGGGATCTTGAGCGTATGAATGCGGGGATTCTTTGGTTCGGCAAAGGATTTATTGAATATAAAACCCCTAATTTCCTACTCTCCAGCCAGCATCCTGAGGAATTGATTATAACCATGGAAATTGCTTCCGAAGCACCTTCCATTAATAATAATTGGCCTTCGGATATCACATTCACTCTGAACGGAGTGAAGCTTGGATTCTGGACAAGTCCCGGTGACTACGGGGATAGCCGTGGTAAATATACACCGGCCTGGTGGCCAGCACTCACGAACCAATACGGCTTGCTCAAGCAGCTGCGCATTACAGCAAAAGGTACATTTATGGATGGTTTGAAGCTCTCAGAAGTTACCCTTGATCAAGTGAATATCCGTGACAAACAGTGGTCTTTTAAGCTTTCCGTAGATGAAGATGCCGAGCATATTGGCGGGATTACTCTTTTTGGCAAAGGTTTTGGAAATTACAATGAAGATCTAATCGTTGAATTGTTCTATACGGATAACCAAGAATAA
- a CDS encoding DUF421 domain-containing protein, with the protein MQVYMDIVLRAFVAMIMLLLIAKILGKQTLSNLTFHDFVTGIILGSIAANLAFNKQLHSSYMILALIVVTVTSFLLSIIALKSRKMRSWISGSPTVLIEDGKILEQNMKKVRYSLDSLDQALREKEIFNLEVVEYAVLEDNGMVSVLKKQEYQYVTRKDLKLLSVPQSFPVELIMDGIVLADNLKDNSLTHEWLENELRRKGKQISDVFYGVRGTQQQLIFDYYEDGIKKPIDKE; encoded by the coding sequence ATGCAGGTGTATATGGACATTGTGCTTAGGGCCTTTGTTGCTATGATCATGCTTTTGCTGATCGCCAAAATATTGGGAAAACAAACGTTATCTAACTTGACCTTCCACGATTTCGTGACGGGTATTATATTGGGCTCAATAGCCGCGAACTTGGCGTTTAATAAACAGCTGCATTCTTCCTACATGATCCTGGCGCTTATAGTCGTTACCGTTACATCTTTTTTACTATCTATCATCGCTTTAAAAAGTCGTAAAATGAGAAGCTGGATTTCAGGTTCACCCACTGTACTTATTGAGGATGGGAAAATTCTTGAGCAAAATATGAAAAAGGTAAGGTATTCGTTGGACTCTTTGGATCAGGCATTGAGAGAAAAGGAAATTTTTAATCTAGAGGTAGTAGAATACGCTGTGCTGGAAGATAACGGAATGGTATCTGTATTAAAGAAACAAGAGTACCAATATGTTACCCGAAAAGATCTAAAGCTGTTGTCCGTTCCTCAGAGCTTTCCCGTTGAATTGATTATGGATGGAATAGTGCTTGCAGATAATCTTAAGGATAATAGCCTGACCCACGAGTGGCTGGAGAACGAGTTAAGACGTAAGGGAAAACAAATTTCTGATGTGTTTTACGGGGTGAGAGGAACGCAGCAGCAGCTCATTTTTGACTATTATGAAGACGGGATAAAGAAACCTATTGATAAAGAATAG
- a CDS encoding DUF6171 family protein, translating into MSTTSTCKGCREDYKVTPTQINRILSSSMFKPEFCVPDEVYAERVALCGTCPKLHEGVTCVACGCIIPVVAKLKERSCPLPGGGLWGPFIEKN; encoded by the coding sequence ATGTCAACAACATCAACATGCAAGGGATGCAGAGAGGATTATAAAGTTACGCCAACGCAGATTAATCGTATCTTGTCTTCTTCCATGTTTAAGCCAGAGTTTTGTGTTCCAGATGAAGTTTACGCTGAACGGGTTGCCCTTTGTGGGACTTGCCCTAAGCTGCACGAAGGGGTAACTTGCGTCGCTTGCGGTTGCATCATCCCCGTAGTAGCCAAGCTTAAGGAACGTAGTTGTCCATTACCCGGGGGTGGCTTGTGGGGCCCCTTTATCGAAAAGAATTAA